CTCGTTCCTGAGATTTGGATTGCCTTTGCTGAAGAAACAGGCCTAGAGGCACTTAAGAAAACAACGAGAGACGAGCCAGATTACGACAAGCTCATGCAATACAGACTCGATATCTTGGCAGAAAATAATCTCGGACTAGAGCAGATTCAAAATACAATTGAAAAGATAGATCCTCTTCCAGGTGCTATCGAGTTCCTAAACGAGCTCAGAGAGCTTACACAGGTTGTAATCATCAGTGACACATTCAGTGAATTCGCAAAGCCTTTGATGAAGAAGCTCGGATACCCTACTCTGTTTTGTAACGAGCTAGAGGTTGCAGCAGATGGCAAGATTACAGGAATCAAAATG
The nucleotide sequence above comes from Eubacterium sulci ATCC 35585. Encoded proteins:
- a CDS encoding phosphoserine phosphatase, producing MKLVCLDLEGVLVPEIWIAFAEETGLEALKKTTRDEPDYDKLMQYRLDILAENNLGLEQIQNTIEKIDPLPGAIEFLNELRELTQVVIISDTFSEFAKPLMKKLGYPTLFCNELEVAADGKITGIKMRLEDSKLNTVKTLQLAGCETIASGDSFNDLGMIKQSEYGFLFRTTDSIKKDHPEVPAFEEYDELLAAIKKSL